Genomic window (Culex pipiens pallens isolate TS chromosome 3, TS_CPP_V2, whole genome shotgun sequence):
GACAAGTACGGGTTGAACGTTTGCGGCGAGGGTGGCGAGTACGAGACGTTTACGCTGGATTGTCCGCTGTTCAAGAGCCGGATCGTGGTGGACGATGTGCAGACGGTGATCAGTTCGGCGGATCCGGTTTGTCCGGTGGGGTATTTGAACTTTACGAAGCTCCGGTTGGTGCCGAAGGAGCGGAATGAGACGCCGGTGGTGATTAAGAACTCGCTGGACTTTGTGTCGGACTTGAACGAGAGTAGCTATAACGATTTGAGCGATCCGGATTTGAGTGAGACGGAGTTGGAGCTGATCGAGAAGGAAACCAACGCAAGGGCGGCGATCATACGGAGCTCGTTCAGCAAGGACGACATCAGCGGTATTGAGGGAGTTGGTGGAGTTTCACGCAGTAACAGTCTCAGCACGAAGGACCTCAACCACGAGCTGTCACTGCCACCACGATCACCGGTGAAGATCATCACGAGACGGTCCAGCGTGGAGGCCGCCATCGGAGGCAGTGAAGTTCCGCTGAGCTACGTAAGGGAGAAGGAACCGCTCACAAATCAACCCCGGGCCATCGTCAACTCCAAGGGCTGGATGTGGGTTGCCGGCGTCCAGGGAGTGGCCGAATCATCTAGTCAGGCGATGCAGATCGCCCTCAACACGTTGGAAGACCTTATAACCTCAAACTCGTTTACGCTGCGCCAAATCTGCTACATCACGCTGTACGTGAGGGACATGGCCGATTACGGTGCGCTCAACGAGGTCTACTCTTCACTGTTTAGCTTTACCAATCCACCGACTAGGgtatgtagaaaaaaaaacgctttgcGAAAACGGCAGGTTCTAATTGCGATTCCCTTTTTTTCCATTCAGGTTTGCGTAGAATGTCCACTTCCAGAGGACTGTCACGTCGTGCTGGAGGCGGTCGCGTTCAACCCCGAGAAGTCAAGTAAGATCAACGCGTTGTGCCGTGATAAATTCTTGAACTCAAAATGGTTTCCTCTTCACAGCTTCCGAATGGGACCACAAAAGACACACGATGCACGTGCAGGGAATTTCCCACTGGGCGCCGGCCAACATCGGCACCTACAGTCAGTCGACCAAGGTAATCAACTGttgtaaaatttacttttttctttcattttaaaattttatttagtaTTATTTGTTTGGCTGAAACGTTGTGAGTACATTGATGTCCAAACaggtttcatcaatttgttCATTCACACTTCGCTTCACttggacacttcgcatagacgcccttgctcccatcgcGTCATATAATCTTAGAAGAATCcagggaaaaaagttacatttaaataaaaccaTTGTTTTACTCGTCGGAAAAgtgcaaaattagattttttgggaaaataataatttttaatgatataatacaatattaaaatccaaaatcaaaaaaggtcgAACCTCAAAAATCAGATTATTGAAAGGTCTAAAACTGAAAGCCACCACTAAAGAGAAAAGTCAtacgaaaaatatatttttttggcagaactattttaaaattctgaactactaaaatgaccaaaattactaacACCTACCAAATGACCAATATTACCAAACCGGCCAAAactaccaaaatgacgaaaacgaccAAAAAGGTCAAACCGACccaaattactaaaatgaccaaactgGCCAAAactaccgaaatgaccaaaaagacccaaatgaccaaaatggccaaaacgaccaaaatgactaaaatgaccaaaacgaccaaaatgattaaattgactaaaactaccaaaatgaccaaaacgatcaaaacgaccaaaacgataaaaatgaccaaaacgatcaaaattaccaaaatgaccaaattgtctaaaatgactaaaatgaccaaaggaacctaaatgaccaaattgaccaaaacgatcaaaatgaccaaaatgactaaaacgaccaaaatgaccaaattgaccaaaacgatcaaaattaccaaaatgactaaaatgaccaaatgaccaaaacgaacaaaataactaaaacgaccaaaatgaccaaaaagataaaaatggcaaaaccgacaaaaattaaaaacgaccaaaacgatcaaaattaccaaaatgaccaaattatctaaaatgactaaaatgaccaaaatgaccaaattgaccaaaacgatcaaaatgaccaaaatgactaaaacgaccaaaatgaccaaattgaccaaaacgatcaaaattaccaaaatgactaaaacgaccaaaataaccaaatgaccaaaacgaacaaaatgactaaaacgaccaaaatgaccaaaaagataaaaatggcaaaaccgaccaaaatgaaaaacgaccaaaatgaccgaaattaccaaaacatcaagaatgaccaaaatgacgaaaacgacgGAAACGACCAAAACaatctaaatgaccaaaatgactaatacgaccaaaatgaccaaattgaccaaaatgatcaaaatgaccgaaacgatcaaaattaccaaaatgactaaaacgaccaaattgaccaaaacgaccaaatgatcaaaacgatcaaaacgaccaaaatgactaaaacgaccaaaacgatcaaaatgaacaaaacgatcaaaatgacaaaaatgacgaaaacgaccaaaacgatcaaaatgaccaaattgaccaaaatgaccaaaacgatcaaaatgaccaaaatgacttaaacgaccaaaatgaccaaaaagataaaaatggcaaaaccgaccaaaatgaaaaacgaccaaaatgaccgaaattaccaaaacatcaagaatgaccaaaatgacgaaaacgacgGAAACGACCAAAACaatctaaatgaccaaaatgactaatacgaccaaaatgaccaaattgaccaaaatgatcaaaatgaccgaaacgatcaaaattaccaaaatgactaaaacgaccaaattgaccaaaacgaccaaatgatcaaaacgatcaaaacgaccaaaatgactaaaacgaccaaaacgaccaaaatgaacaaaacgatcaaaatgaaaaaaatgacgaaaacgaccaaaacgatcaaaatgaccaaattgaccaaaatgaccaaaacgatcaaaatgaccaaaatgacttaaacgaccaaaatgacctaaacgatcaaaatgaccaaaatgaccaaattggctaaattggctaaaatgaccaaaacgaccaaaatgaccaaattgaccataacgaccaaacgaccaaaacgaccaaaatgaacaaaccgaccaaaatgaataaaacgaccaaaatgaccgaaattaccaaaacgatcaaattgaccaaaatgaccaaaacgaccaaaatgactaaaacgaccaaaatgaccaaaatgacgaaaacgaccaaaatgaccaaattggctaaattggctaaaatgaccaaaacgaccaaaatggtcaaaattaccaaaacaaaaatcaaaatgaccaaaatgaccaaaacgatcaaaatgaccaaaatgaccaaaacgaccaaaatgactaaaacgaccaaaatgaccaaaatgacgaaaacgacgaaaacgaccaaaatgaccaaattggctaaattagctaaaatgaccaaaacgaccaaaatgaccgaaattaccaaaacgatcaaaatgaccaaaatgacgaaaacgaccaaaatgacctaaacgagcaaaatgaccaaaatgacgaaaacgaccaaaatgaccaaattggctaaaTTGGCTAAAATGACCGAAAcgaccaaaacggtcaaaatgaccaaaacgaccaaaaatatgttaaaatccTAATATTctgatatttctaaaattttaaaattcgagTACGGACCGTTCTTTGTTAACAATaaagttttaagcttttaaatttttagagtgttttttttttattttgaactttttaatttgtttttttttgtttgtgtaaattattgaaaagcaAGACTTTAATTCCTAAaactttcttttttacccaGGTCGGCACCATAACGTACATCTCCGGCCAGATCGCGCTCGTCCCGGGCAGCATGACCATCATCGAGGGTGGCATCAAGCAGCAGTGCAAGCTCACGCTGAGGCACGTCGCACGGATAGCGAAGGCCATGCACGCCCAGGGTCAGCTGCGGGATGTCGTTCAGGTTGGTTCGACGGAGTCACATTTTTTGATGCAGAATGACATCTTTAGTAACCTCTAATCTTGCAGGGAATCTGCTTCGTGACGCATCCGAGCTACATCACCGAGGCCAGACGGCAGTGGGAACGGCGGACGGCCAACGCCATCATCGACTACATTGTGGTGCCGGCGCTGCCGCGGGGTGCCCTCGTCGAGTGGCAAGTTTGGGCGCACACGCACAACGACAAGTTTGACTGTGAGTTGTTGTAGAATCTCTTGGGggtttcaaaattaaatctaGATCTTTGTTTGTTTCAGACGAAGAAACGGGTTGCTCAATCGGCGATTACTCGATCTCAATCCGGAGACGGTGGAACTACGAAAACAATTGCGCCTCGGTTGTGTGCTACATCTCGACCGGTAAGACCATGTCATTCCCCACTTGAAGAATTCAACCCCTGACCATGTATCTACTACCCAGGCCTAGCAACATCAACGACCAAGCTGACGGAGCTGAGCGATGACTGCATGCACCACCACAATCAACTCTCGCAGAAAATCTCCCGCGAGCAGATCCACGACGCGATCGCGTACGTCCTCCGGAAGCTACTCCAGGACTACCCACTTGGGAACAGCCCGTCAAACGATTCCTCCTCCTCGTCGGATGATCCCAACCCAACCCAACAGCTGGTACCTCCGCCCCATCACCATCCTCACCACCACAACACGGGACCGGTCCCCAGCGCGGCCACCCTGCCAACGGTTCACCTGCGCTTCTTCTACCAGGTGGGTGCCATCGGTTCCGTTCAAGCCCTCCTCGAGGCCATCGAAAGCTTTCTCAGCTCGCCGTCCAACGTGGCCCGGATCGCGTACACCGTCGTTCCGGCCTGCCACCTGCAAAACTTTAGCACGTTCATCTCGATCTGCGGCCTGCGGCATCACgagtaaaaaaaggaaaatacggacaacaaacaaaaaaaaaacacacgggatttctattttaaacaaatatttatataCATCTTTCCAAGATTTTTACAAACACAAAcactcaaacaaacaaaaaaacagcaaCATTATCGCATAGTTGTGTGCTTGAAAGGAGGAGGTATCCTTGCTGCataaaaaaccagaaaatcaAATTACTCGATCGGCAGCAACGAATTCGAATGAGCCAGCGCATTGTTTCATCAGATTATTTACTTCGTAAGCCCAGACGGAATGTTTAAGATTGCTACTcttattgaaaacaaaacaaacaaaaaaaaaaccagctaaaTTATAATATATTGAATGTTGATAGGCAAAAATGTACCAATGTAATAAAGACAAAGTAATTTAAACTCTTGAAAACTCTGGATATTTACTCAATTCCGAAATTTCCCAGAAATCTCTTTTTGGACAAAAGTATTGTATTGCCCTCCACCGAAAGATAGGGCTTGGATATCTGTGtgtaaaatagcaaaaaattcaaattgcaaTGTGATTTTTGACCGACttaaaattctgcaattctgagaatcttaaattcttaataatTCTACAACTCTTTTTATAATTCTAcaactctaaaattcttaaaattctaaaattataaaatattaaaatacaaataaaataaattctggaatttaatatattcaaaattgtaatattttacaactcataaaaacaaaatttctaggaatttaaaattcttaaataatagaattctttaattctaaatataaaatttagcaACCCTAGAATTTTAAgatgtaaaattctaaaattatgaaattctgttTAATTTGTTTACTTATAAAATCCAGAAATTCTAACATTGTAATcctcataaacttcaaaaatttaaaaaatcggcaatcctgaaattctaaaataaaaatattcttaaattcttaagttttaTGGAATTTAACAATTctaaaacattctaaaattctacaattcttaaGATCTAAAGTGTTTATAATGGcagcaaattcaaatttcaaagtaatttttgaccaacaactcaaaaaattttatattctaaaatttcgaaattataaaaatctaaaagttataatatttgaaattttttaaatatatttaaaattttaatattttagaactGATAAACtcaaaacttgtaaaatttataaattcttaaattatagaattcttaaattctaatttaaaaaaaaaataggaactctaaaattttaagatgtaaaattataacattctaaaattatgaaattctgtaactgtaaaaaatgtttacttataaaatcttaaaattcttaatttgtaaTCCTCAATaacttctgaaatttaaaaaattctacaatccttaaattctaaaattaaaatattattaaattcttaagttttatggaatttaaaaattaaaatattcttaaattcttaagttttatggaatttaaaaattcttaaaaattcttaaattctacaattctaaagATCTAAAATTCGAATTTCAGATATTCTTAaattataggatttttttttttttttttatcagttcgTTTATTTAGTTGGCTCAAGCGGAAAACCCTTTACGGAGCCGGGTATCATTGTAcagtaataataaaaataaattacataatCATATAGTAATGAATGCACTAACTAGTGGATATCTTTTAACAACATCGTTCATTAAGTATTTCAATTGAGGCATTATTAGTTGCAAAAAAGCTCTCCAATGTTGGTCAACGTCGAAGGAACAGCACAGCACGTCGATAAGTTTGTCGAAACTGATCAGTCCTGCGTTGTTTGTTGTTCGAGGCGCTGAAGTTGAAGATCTGGATTGGCTGGCTTTTTTCTGCTTTCGCGATAAATTCGTTGATATTGGTTCACTATCCGCAGCGGTGTTGGTAGTTACATGTTCGATGTGGTTCGGTTGTAGGAGAGTCTTTGCGGCAGAGTTTGGTTCTGCAGGTAGTTGTTTCGTGGCTTCATTGTACGCGTGTTTGTACAACTTCTTGAGATTTCGTTTCACTGTATTGGTTTTCGCGATGAAAATTGGGCAGTTGGAGATTATTTGATGGTATTGTCCACATCTAAAGCAACAATTGTGTGTCTCCGAACAATCGGCTTCTGTGTGGTTCCCCATACATTTGCAGCAACGGGCACTGTTCGAGCAGTGCTTTACTGTGTGACCGTACTGCTTACAATTTGTACAATACATCACTTTAGGAAAAAATGGTCGTATCGGCAGAACTATGTTTTGATATTGTACAAAGTCTGGCAGAACGGTTCCATAAAATGTAATACGTAGTCCAGACGATGGTAGATAACATTCTTcggttttcgaaaattttgctAATCGGCTACAAAACTTGATGTTTACAGGCTTGAGCCGAGGATCGTTGAATTTTCCGATGCCTTTGTCTTTCATAGTAGAAGGAGTTATGTCATCAGCATAAACTACTCCATCTACTTCAACTAGGTGAGGCGGTATGAAAACATTATGTGTTTTTCTAAAGTACTTGTCATTCACTAATCCGTTAGCTTCATGTCTGTTAGTTAATGAAACTCGGATTTTCATGGGGTTTTCACTTCTAATTTCTTCAACTGAACGATAACGTTGATTGAGATCGTCAGCAAGAGGCAGCAAACGGAGGGGATCTTGCTGCTTTTTTATGTAAACGTAAAATGGTCCAGATGATGAAATCGGGTACGTCCGTATTTTTTCTACTGAAGGTCGTTTCTCCGTAAAAGAAGATTTGTTGGTCCTTTGTTCTTCACTGTTTGCCATTTTGATCACAAGATCGCGAGGTTACTTCTTCGAGCAAGTGTGAGTATCAACCGTTCTGCTCGACTGCTGAGTGTCAACTGAAATTATAGGattctttaattctaaaattctaaaatgataaaattaaaaaatctccaaaattaaaaaaatctggaattttataaatgtaaaattcaaacattctaaaataattaaattctaaaattttaaaaatttctttgcaTATAATAtatccaaaaaaaatgtcattctaATTCTCAAAACTACTTAAAATGTACAActctgaaattctaaattttagatatttgaaaatttaattatagaattcttaaattcaaatattccgaGCAGAACCAGTTTTTAAGGCTGAAAGGCTCGTTTATAAAGACTACTagctaactaaatttaaatatgtattttgaaattcttaaatttttaaattctatgcataatttttttttaaattctgacatactaaaattctctaaaaaaaataatttgcccaaaaatctaaatttctaaCTTTatagaattcttaaattcaaaaataataaaatttccatttctagagttttttttgattaggtcctataaacatatgaaagacaaaagtttaaattataaatttctaaacttctaaaactCTGAAATAGATGTCTGAAATTGGAGGAATCAAAAATTCTTAGCTaatgatttaatattttttggatgtgttgaattttataattgtatttttcgaaatagTTTGCAATTGGTCTTTTAGCATCATTACAAACTATTCACTTcataattttaaagatttcagattttttaattttttgtactgaacaatttttaattttagaattttacactgtttttaaacattggattttagaatttgagaattttagaactgAAGAATTTACAAAtaaggtttttaaatttttgtgatcCTTGTTCTAGGATATTTTTTGTTCCAAGCGAAACCTCAAACGTTCAATGTTACATATTCCAAACATTCACAagaagttaaataaaataaatcacaaaaattgctaacatgctcaaaaaattaccataaCTGAAGAAGTAACTTTCTCAATACAACATCGTTTGGAAATAATGTATTTGGCTTGCGTTGCGTTTTATTTCAACAGCCCCCTCAACACATCTGCACTCTTCGAGGTAGAAAATCTGCAAACATCTATATAAATGTGACATCCCCATCTCATGTCAGAAACGTCAAAAACTTTGTCAACACGACACACTTCTGTCAGAGTCGTCGCACATCGTTTCAGTGAAAGTGCCAACATCAGAGTTGAAGTTTTTCTCATTTTCCAGCAAATTTAGCCCGGAAAAATGGTCGAATCCAAGTCGAGCAAGCCGGAAGCCAACAAGGAGAACGCGGACCCCGCAAAGGAGATGGAAGTCGatgaagaggaggaggaggacgagacCGCACCGTCCAAGGTGTTCACCATCGAAAGTGAGTTGCTTCTTCTTCTCTTTTTGGTGTGTGTTCTTTTTGGCTGACCGGATTTGTAACATTCCAGTTTTGCGGGTGATCAAGGATTTGCAGTTGCAGCATGGTCTGCGCCACGGGGACTACCAGCGGTACCGCGGTTACTGCTCGCGGCGTGTCAAGCGGCTGCGTAAGACGCTGAATCTGCCCCAGGGCGATAAGCGGCACTTTAAGAAGCGCGACGTGACGCTGGCCAATCTGGAGCGGGAGAACTCGGACGAGCGGTTCATCCACATCCCGCTGATGTTGGCCGAGCGGGCTTGGGCGTACGCGATGCAGCTGCGCCAGGAGTCGAACACGGAACCCAGAAAGCGGTTCCATTTGGTTGGGAAGATGCGCAAGGCCACGGTTTATGCGCTGCAGCTGCAGGAACTGTGCAACTCGGAGTATTGCGATGCGCGGACCAAGCTGGAGGCGGAAGCGTACTCGGCCTGGATTCATGGATCGTTGCATTTTGAGCTGTCGCTGTGGAAGCAGGCTGCGGAGAACTTGAAGAAGGCGCAGATGATTTACGAGAATCTTGCCCAAGCACTGCCGGAGGAGGAACAGGCAGTTTATAAGGCAAAGGTTGATGAGCTAACGCCGAGTCTGCGCTATTGTGCGTACAATGTGGGCGAGAAGGGGGCGATCAATTTGCTGGAGATGCGTGGACAGGGAATGATGGATAATTTGAGCGCGCTGGTTGCGCAAACCAAAACCGAAAGCATGGAAGCGTTCCAAACGACGGAGTGGCGTGGACGTAAGGTCACTGTCCGGCCGGAGAAGGTTCGTTTGTTCTTGCTTAGCATTCAGGATTTGGCCAACAGTATTGAAAAGGCAAAAGACTACCCGGCCAAGATTGAACTGCTGGAGAATGTGCTGTTGGACTGTAAGGATGCCATTTCGGCGATTAAAGATGAGATAAAACAGGACCCGAAGTTGCGTTCGAGCAGCGACAGTGGAACCATGACGGCCACGCAGTACCTGCTGACGTACCTTTCGTACACTCGATTAAAGTTGACTCTTGAGAGAAATTTGTTCATGGTTGCGCAGGGAAAGCTAAGCTTGGACGATCCAAACGCACCGGAAAAGGTGCAGATTGAGGGCAAGAAAACGAAACCTCAAGATTTGTCCCGTTTGTATGAAATCATCCTTCAGAACGTAACAGAAATGCAGCAGCTCCCGGGCATGGAATCGGACGCCCAGTACCAagcggaaattgaaaatttggcccTTTCCTTCAAGTCATTCCGTTGCTATTACATCGCCATCACGCTGGTTGCGTTGAAGCGTTGGCGCGATGCCGTGGCCATGTACGAACGCTCTACCAAGTATGCGTCCCAAGCGACCGCATCGAAGAAATCCGTTTGCGCTGATTTCGACCTGCAAGACGAGCTGAAACGCCTCATCCAAACCATCGAGGGCTGCAAGTTCTCCGCGCACGCAAACAGCGTCCTCGAGGAGGACACCACCGAGGAGTCGGTTCTCTATGGCAAAAGCACGAAATCCTCCAAGCCGCTGTTCGAACGCCTGTCCGTGTACAAGGAGGACTCCTCGCTGAACTCGCGCAACCCGAACGTGTTCAAGCTGACGCCGGAGATGCAACCGATTCCGGCCAAGCCGCTGTTCTTCGACCTGGCGCTCAACTTTGTCGAGTTTCCCTCGTTGGACGATAAGGTCGAGCAGAAGGGTGGGGCGAAGCAGACGGCCGGAATGTCCGGATTCGTTAAGGGCCTGTTCGGTTGGGGTGGCAGCGGTGGAAAGTAAAGGGGGAGTTTGGGagtgtgtgtttattttttcgatCAGGTTTGCCCGATTATGAACTTTCGTTTGGTACTACTTCTACTCTGCGGAGTGATGTGAGAGTAATATAACTGTATAACAAAACATGTGTaagaaaacatttgattttttcaataaagttaTCCATAAACCAAAACTCAAATCAAGgacttttcatattttattcaattaataTTGTTTGCTCTACAGCCCTTGTCGATATCTATTGATAGATTCTTACTCGAACCTAGGTGCCCGAAAGCTTGAAACGGTGAGGCAAtctaaacctctttttacacctagctccgatccaccccgggatttgaactgtcgacctttggattatgCCAACTGGTGATTCTGCCGTATTTTTACTATTGTAGTGATTTATTGCAC
Coding sequences:
- the LOC120414328 gene encoding uncharacterized protein LOC120414328, whose amino-acid sequence is MRVVALVSGGKDSTYNMMQVTAEGHQVIALANLHPKDKDELDSYMYQTVGHQGIEKLAQAMELPLYRKITRGNSINTKGSYEPTEDDEVEDLYELLAQVKEEQNVEAVAVGAILSDYQRVRVENVCTRLKLISLAYLWRRDQTELLAEMIDSQVCAIIIKVAALGLMPDRHLGKSLKEMQPYLAKMKDKYGLNVCGEGGEYETFTLDCPLFKSRIVVDDVQTVISSADPVCPVGYLNFTKLRLVPKERNETPVVIKNSLDFVSDLNESSYNDLSDPDLSETELELIEKETNARAAIIRSSFSKDDISGIEGVGGVSRSNSLSTKDLNHELSLPPRSPVKIITRRSSVEAAIGGSEVPLSYVREKEPLTNQPRAIVNSKGWMWVAGVQGVAESSSQAMQIALNTLEDLITSNSFTLRQICYITLYVRDMADYGALNEVYSSLFSFTNPPTRVCVECPLPEDCHVVLEAVAFNPEKSTSEWDHKRHTMHVQGISHWAPANIGTYSQSTKVGTITYISGQIALVPGSMTIIEGGIKQQCKLTLRHVARIAKAMHAQGQLRDVVQGICFVTHPSYITEARRQWERRTANAIIDYIVVPALPRGALVEWQVWAHTHNDKFDYEETGCSIGDYSISIRRRWNYENNCASVVCYISTGLATSTTKLTELSDDCMHHHNQLSQKISREQIHDAIAYVLRKLLQDYPLGNSPSNDSSSSSDDPNPTQQLVPPPHHHPHHHNTGPVPSAATLPTVHLRFFYQVGAIGSVQALLEAIESFLSSPSNVARIAYTVVPACHLQNFSTFISICGLRHHE
- the LOC120414340 gene encoding signal recognition particle subunit SRP68, with translation MVESKSSKPEANKENADPAKEMEVDEEEEEDETAPSKVFTIEILRVIKDLQLQHGLRHGDYQRYRGYCSRRVKRLRKTLNLPQGDKRHFKKRDVTLANLERENSDERFIHIPLMLAERAWAYAMQLRQESNTEPRKRFHLVGKMRKATVYALQLQELCNSEYCDARTKLEAEAYSAWIHGSLHFELSLWKQAAENLKKAQMIYENLAQALPEEEQAVYKAKVDELTPSLRYCAYNVGEKGAINLLEMRGQGMMDNLSALVAQTKTESMEAFQTTEWRGRKVTVRPEKVRLFLLSIQDLANSIEKAKDYPAKIELLENVLLDCKDAISAIKDEIKQDPKLRSSSDSGTMTATQYLLTYLSYTRLKLTLERNLFMVAQGKLSLDDPNAPEKVQIEGKKTKPQDLSRLYEIILQNVTEMQQLPGMESDAQYQAEIENLALSFKSFRCYYIAITLVALKRWRDAVAMYERSTKYASQATASKKSVCADFDLQDELKRLIQTIEGCKFSAHANSVLEEDTTEESVLYGKSTKSSKPLFERLSVYKEDSSLNSRNPNVFKLTPEMQPIPAKPLFFDLALNFVEFPSLDDKVEQKGGAKQTAGMSGFVKGLFGWGGSGGK